Genomic window (Chitinophaga parva):
TCTTCTTCTCATCAGGGGATGAGCGCCTGCAGGTGCTGTACAGCATTATGGTGAAGCAAACGGTGCTGACCCGGGAGGCGTATAACTATTGGGTGAATGTGAAAAAGATCACGGAGCAGATCGGGGACATCTTTGGACCCCTGCCTTCAGAGATCCATGGCAATATTCATAACGTGAACGACCCTGCGGAAACGGTGGTGGGCTTTATCACTGCCGCTTCCTCCATGTCCCAGCGGATCTTTATCAAGCCCCCGGCCGACTGGATACGGTCCCACTACAATTGCCCGGCGGACACGGTAGTGATCTGCGATCCCATGGAGCCCGACTGCGATCCATGGCAACGGCGGAAAGGATTGTTTGCCGGTGGCGGCTATTTCCCGCTGAACTGGGTTGACCCGCAGCTGCCGCATAACAAGATCCTGGCGGCAAGTGGTTCCTGCGTGGACTGCCAGTACCGGGGCGGTGTCAATGTAAAACCGGATTTCTGGCCCAATTAATTTTTGAACGTGATGAAAAGATGTCTTTTTATACTGGGTTTCCTGGTGGCCACCTGCTGTGCGCATGCGCAGGATGGGGTATACCGGGAACGCCTCTACGTAAATATGGACCAGGACCATTACCTGGCAGGTGAGTGGTGCTGGTTTTCCGTATATAGCCTGGATGCCGCCACAGACCAACCCCGGGTCTTCAGCCGCATTGCGTATCTGGAACTGCTGGATGCCCATGGCACGCCCGTGGTGCAGACCAAGCTGGCGCTGGACAGTGCGCGGGCACAGGGTGCCGTGCAGCTGCCGGCAGACCTGCCCAGTGGTACCTACACCTGGAGGGCCTACACCCGCTGGATGCGCAACTTCAGCAGTGAAGGCTTTTTTACGCAGCAGGTCAATGTGTACAATACCCTGCATCCTGAAGCAATGAACGGGGCGCATCTCATACCCGGTGCCCTGCAAGGCGCGCCGGATGCGGCTTTGCACTGCAGCACGGATAAGCCACTGTACGACCGCCGCAGCCAACTGGAGATCCGGCTGAAAACCGGCGTACCGGTCACCGGCCTGTCGCTCTCGGTGTTCCGCGTGGATACGGTGATGGAGAAAGTAAAGCTATCGCCGCAGGCCTACAAACACTACCCGCTCATCGATACGCTGCTGCCGGAGCTGCGGGGCAATATCATCACCGGCCGTATTGTAAACCGGGCTACAGGTACACCCGTGGAAGGCGTTATCGGCACGCTGTCCGTACCCGGCAGGAAGCCGGTGTTCCAGGCCGTGAGCTCCGATGCGAACGGGCGCTTTATTTCCGAACTGGAGGAGGCGTACGGCAATAGTACCCTGATCATGGAGTGCAGGGAAAAGCAGTACCGCATTATCCCCGATTACCAGTTTGCCCCGGTGCTTACGCCCGCCCAGGAAGCCGCGCGGGATAGCCTGCCGGAAAATGTATTGGAAGCGTATGCCACCCGCCATGTTTCCGCGCAGGTGGAGCATGCCTACCGGGAGCGCGACCTGGCCGCGCCACCTGCACCCCTGCGGGATAGCGTGCCTTTCTTTGGCCGCCCGGACGAAGAAATATTGCTGGATGATTATACGCGCTTTACCACTATGGAAGATGTATTCCGCGAGGTGATCAAGCAGGTGTTTGTGCGCCGCGCAGGCGGTGTGCTGCACCTGCACTGCTGGAACCTGGGCACGGAAATGATGGAGCACGATGATGCGCTGGTGCTGCTGGATGGGGTGCCGGTGTACAACAATAAGGAACTGTTTGAGTTTGACCCGCTGAAGATCCGCAAGATATCCGTGCGGGCAAGGCCGGTATATTACGGCCCCATACGTGCCGCCGGCGTGGTGTTCATGCAAACGTACAGTGGTGACCTGAAAGGCTACCCGCTGGACAGCACCCAGGTATCCGCACAGGATTTCGTAGGCCTGCAAAACCCGCATCCATTCCCGGCACCGGCCTATGTTTCGCAAACAGAGCGCAACAGCCGTTTCCCGGACTACCGCAGCCTTTTGTACTGGCAACCATCGGTGCGCTTTGATGCAGCCGGTGCCGCCACGGTACAATGCTATACCGGTGACCTGCCTGGGCATTACCTCGTAGTGGCCGCCGGGCTGGATGCCGGGGGTAAGCCTTGTTATACCACGCACGCATTTGATGTGAAGTAAACTGTTTCCACATACCACGGAAAAAGCAAGGGTGTATCGCGCTGGTCGATGCACCCTTTTATTTAGTGTTCCTGTACTTGCAGTGCTTTATTTTTCCGGGGGGCACACCTGCATGAAAGACACGGCGCTGCTGGCCTCATAAGATTGAATGGTGCCGGTGGGGCAGGGGATGGCGTAGTTGCGGTATGTAAGGCCCCTGGCCACATCGCGGTTACCCCAGGCGGTGTTGATGTTCTTGCGGATCCAGGGCAGGTATTGTGCCTGTCCGCCATCATTCACCAGGTTCATGATGTAGTGCGCAAAGATAGCTTTGAGCACCCCCTGCTCATTCCAGTCGCCCTCCGCGGGGAGGATACCGGCAGTGTCGCAAAGATGCTGCTGCGTGTAGTCTGCCACCTTCTTTGCATCGTCCAGGTAAGCAACGTCATTACTTTGCTGGTAGAGCATTACAGCGGCGCCAATGAAGGTGCCGTAGTTGTAAGTATAGTCGCTCCACCCCGGATTGCCTTTGATGTTGTTGTCTGCCACGCGGCCGGTGCTGCTGTTGTACAGGTTATGGCGCCCGTAGTTGAACACTGTTTTTGCTTTATCCAGGTAGCTGGTGTCTTTTGTGATGTTATACAATGTCATCGCGGCGATCACGGTGGGGAAGGTGATGCAGGAGTTCTTACCGGTGTGCTGGAAGTCCCAGAACATGCCACCATCCGCAGGATCAAAGGAGCCTGCAAACACGCGGCTGAAGCCCGCCTTGGCGTGGTCCAGGTATTCCGTATTGCCGGTAAGCTGGTGGGCGCGGGCCAGGGAAATGATCCACCACATCATATCGTCGTAGATAAACCATACGGTGGTGTTGTTCCAGTTATACTGGTCATACCGGTTCAGGCCACCGGTGTAGATGTCTTTCACTTTTTGCAGGTAGTCTGCGTTGTGGGTGCGTTTGTAGGCATCCATGGCCATGTCCCAGTACACGGCCTGTGTCCAGATGGCGCCTATACCGGTTTTCTCCGTGGTGGCGTAGTATAGTTTGTCCGAAGGACTGTAGCAGTACTGGTTGAAATTGTTATAAGCGGCCGTGGCGTCTGCATCCGTGTAATTGACGATGGCGGGCGTGGGTTTGCCCGGTGTAACCGGGGCCGGGTCATGTTTTTGCTGGCTGCAGCTGATGTAGCCTGCGGCCAGTAAGGGGACCAGGAACAGTAGTTTTTGCATGGTACGTTTCATTGGGTGAAGATAAGCATGGTTCCGTGTAAATGTAAACCGGCAGCGCGCAAAAGGCACTGCCGGCGGAAAGATGCTACCAGCCCGGGTTCTGGACCAGTTGTTTATCGTTATTGATATCGTTGTTCGGGATGGGGAAGAAGTAGTGGCGTTTGTTGAACACGCGGGTTTCAAACGGCACCACCTTCAGGAAGTCCGGCAGGTCTGCGCTGATGTTCAGGCCATACATCGGGCCATTCTCCGTTTGCTCGGCTATTTTCCAACGGCGCACGTCAAAGAAGCGGTTGTTCTCAAAGGCCAGTTCCACGCGGCGCTCTTTGCGGATCAGTTCCCGCAGCTCATCACCGGATTTGGGTGCCGGCAACGTGGCGGAGCCGTATTGGGGGATGCCCGCGCGTTCCCGGATCTTGTTCAGGTATTTCAGCGCTTCGGGGCTGTTGGGATTGGCTTCGTTCTCACATTCCGCGTAGCTGAGATAGATCTCTGCCAGGCGCATGAGGATCACCCCGCGGTCGTCTATGTCCCACTTGCCCAGGCTCATGGCTTTGCGCACAATGTAACCGGTAGTGGAGTGATCGCCACCGCCGGCTTTCATGCCGGAGTTGCCGGAGTAGAACAGTTCCGTGGTAATGGGCCCAAAGTCTTTGTTTAACCATGTGCTGTTGTTGTACGTGATGTCCACGTAAAACCGGGGCTCACGGTTTACCCATTGGTTGTAAGTGCTTTTGGGCATTACATCGGAGGGCGCCTGGAAGTCAGTGAAGCCGGTCTTTACATAGCCGGATTGCGGATCGTCAATGTTGCGGCCATTGGCCGTAAAGAAAGCGTCCACCATGTTCTGCGTAGCGCCCAGGCCACCACTGCCTCTTACATCGCCGGAAGAGGCGCCTGCGTGGTAGGGGCACAGCTCGTACTGGCGGGGGCCAATGGAAGACTGGCGGCGTTCAAAGATCACTTCCTGGTTCCAGTCTTTGAGGGTCACGTTGCGGCAGGAAAGATAGGGGTCAATGCTGCCATCCGCTTTCCGTTCCGTATAAAGATTGTAGGTGCTGCCGTCAAACTGGGTGAGGAAATCCTTGAAAGCCGCAGCTGCGGCAGCCCAGCGGGCAGGGTCAGCGCCCTGGTTGATCAGTTGTTTGCCATCCTGGTTTTTCAGGGCTGCAAGGTCCGTGTTACCGTTGTACAGCGGGCTGGCATTGTACATCAGCGCTGTGGCGCGGAAGGCCAGGGCAATGTCCTTCGTGATGTGGCCCAGCTGCGATGTGTTGCCGGATTGCTGTGCCTTCATGGTGGGCAGGTCCTGGGCCGCCAGTTGCAGTTCATTGGCTACGTATTGCGTGCACTCGTCGAAGCTGCTGCGGGGGATCTGGAGGTTGGTATCCACGGGTGTGGGTGTTTCGCCCAGGATCACCACCGGCCCGTAAATGCGCATGAGGTAAAAGTAGTACATGGCACGCAGGGCGCGGGCTTCCGCCTTGTACTTGGTTTTGCTGCCGGCATCCAGGTCGGTTACTTTATCCACGTTCTGGATAAATACGCTGGCGGCACGGATGCCTCTGTAAAAATTGGTCCAGTAGTCGCCCACGAAGCCTGAATTGGCATCCCAGTTACCGATATTCACATCATTGGATTGTACAAAACCCCATACGTAATCGGCTTCATCACTGCCGCCGGTCCAAAGGCCACGGTTGGTCACACCGCCGGGATTGCGCTGGCCGTATTCATCGGGTACCCGTTCGTACACGTTGGCCAGGAATTGTTCGGCATTGTGCCAGTTATGAAAAGTAAGATCTATGGTCAGCCGGTCATCCGGCACCTGGTCCAGGTAGTGTTTGCAGCTGGTCATGGTCAGCAGCACGGTGGCAATGGCTAATATTTTCTTCATAACGCGTTGCTTAAAAATTAGAATTTAACATTGATGCCGGCGGCAATGGTCCGTACGTTCGGGTAGCTGGCGCCATTGGCTTTACCCCCCTGGGTATTGATCTCAGGGTCCCACAGTTTAAAGTCGCTGAAGGTAAGCAGGTTGATGCCGTTCAGGTAAATGGAAGCGGCGCGCAGGCGGGTGCGTTTCAGGAAACTGGCAGGCAGGTTATAGGCCAGCTGTGCACTCTTCAGGCGCATAAAGCTGATGTCTTTCACCCACCAGGAGCTGGTTTGTGTATTGTTCTTGTTCTCAGCTTCGCCGTAGGCCAGGCGGGGATAGAAGGCATGCGGGTTGGGAGCGTCCACTGTCCAGCGGTCAGTTGCAACCGCATAAGCGTTGGTCTGGCCGCCACCGCCATTAAAGGGAATGATAGCGTCACCCCCCAGGTACACATCTGCATGCTGAACGGCTTCAAACAAAGTACCGAAGGAGAAGCCTTTGTAATCCACCGTAAAGCCAAAACCATAAGTAAGGGAAGGCACGTCGCCATGACCGATCTTTGTTACGTCGTACCCGTTGATCAGGCCATCGCCGTTGAGGTCTTTGTATTTGATATCCCCTGCTTTTACCGTTGATCTGTCACCCGGTACGGCGCTTTTGGCCACCTCGTCATCGCTTTGGAACAGGCCTTCTGCCACATAGCCATAGCGGGCGTTCACGTTATTGCCGCGATGGTTCATCCAGGGATAAGCCTGCGGTGGTGTATCGTCTTCCCGCAGTACATCTTTGTTCAGTGTCATGTTGCCGCGCAGTTGTACACCTACTTCGCCAAAATGGGTGTTGTATTCCAGGGATGCGTCAATGCCTTTGTTGTCCACTATGCCCAGGTTACCATACTGCTGGTTTTGCAATCCCATGAAAGCCACGTTGGACGCGCGTTGCAGGAAGATGCCGGTACGGTGTTCCTTGAACAGGTCCACGTTCACGCTCAGCTGGTCGTTCAGGGTATGAAACTCCATGCCCAGGTCCTGTTTATTGGATACGGACCATCTTACATTGGTACCGTAACGGTCTATGTAAATGCCATCCACGTGGTTCTTGCTGTCGCCAAAGGTATAACCCTGGTTGCCATCCTGGTTCAGCTTCGTGATGTAGAGGAAACGTTCGCCGGTGCTGCCAAGGCCGCTGTTACCATTGGAGTAGCGGAATTTCAGGAACGTAATGGCGTGCTCCAGGGGACGGAAGAATTTTTCGTTAGACACCACCCAACCGATGCCTACAGCAGGGAAAAAACCGTAACGGTTCTGCGGTGCAAACAGTTCTGAACCGTTATAGCCGAAGTTAAATTCCGCGAAGTAGCGGTCATCATAAGAATACGTGCCTTTACCTGCGTAACCCAGGTAGCGTTCCGGGATAGAGGTGATGAAATCATTGGCCAGTGCATTGGTCTTGTCACTGGAGTAGAACAGCGCCAGCCCGGACACCGTATGTTTGCCAAAAGTACGGTTGTAGTTGATGGCGGCTTCCGTGTAGAACTGGCGGGTGGTCTGCCGGTCGTTGTCATCCCGGTCAAAGCCGAGGAACTGGTCGCCGCTAAAGGTCTTTACCAGGTTCAGCGAACCATCGTCGTTGTAAGGTTTGTTCTGGTCCGGGAAGTAGGTGTCTTCACGGCGGGAACGGATGATAAAGTTCTGGTTATACGTATCAAAAGAGAACATAGCCGTGGCATTGAGGCCGGGCGTGATCATGCCCAGGTCCTGTGTGGCGCGGATGTTTGAATACAGTTGTGTCTTAAATTCATTACGGTAGCCGCGGCGGGTGAGGTCTGCATAAGGATTGCGGAAGCCACCGTTAGCGCTCTGGCCGGGCACAAAGCCACCGGGATACATGACGGGATAGGCCACGGGTGCGGCGTCCATGGCGCTCTGGAAAATATCTCCGGTATTGATGCCGGGATAGTTACCGTTAGAAAAATAACCCTGCACGCCTACATCCAGTTTGGTGGTCCTGGTCACCTTCAGGTTCAGGTTCGTGGTGAAATTATAACGGTTGTATTCCAGGGACGAATTGTATTTCTGCAGCGCGTCCGTTTTCAGGAAGCCGGATTCATTGTAATAGCCCAATGATACATAGTACTGCGCGTTCTCCACGCCGCCGCTGGCATTCAGGTTGGCCTGGCGCATGTGGCCATGCTTGTTGAACACCGCGTTCATCCAGTCCACGTTGGGATACAGCAGGGGATCTGCCTGGTCCTTTGTTTTCTGGATATAATCGTCGCTGTAAATGGGGTTGTGGTTGCGGGTGGTCAGGGCTTCGTTGGCCAGCTGCATGTAGGTAACGCCATCCAGCATTTTGGGGCGGCGGGTAAAGGTGGTCTGGCCTTCCTGGTAGTCCAGGTAGATCTGGGGCTTGCCCACTTTACCACTTTTTGTTTTTACGATGATCACCCCATTGGCGCCCCGCACCCCGTACACTGCGGTACCGGCAGCGTCTTTCAGCACCGTAAAGGATTCAATGTCTTCCGGGGAAATGCTGTTGATGGAGCGTTCTACGCCATCCACGAGGATGAGGGGATGGGAGTTGTTGCCCCCGCCAAAAGTGGAGATGCCGCGGATCCAGATATCCGCGCTGCCGCGGCCGGGCTCACCGGAGCGCTGTACGCCCACCACGCCTGCAATGCGGCCTGCCAGCATGCTGGTAATGTCGGACGCCGGCTGTTTGAGCTCCACCGGGCGGATGGAGGATTGTGCGCCCACCAGGCTGATGCGGCGCTGGGTACTGAAGCCTACCACGGCTACTTCGCCCAGCGACTTACTATTGCGCTGCAATTGCACCGCGATGTTTGTTTGCGAGCCTACCGTTACTTCCGATGTTTCATAGCCAATGTAGCTGAAGGAAAGCACTGCGGCAGGAGAGCCTACAATGATCTTGTAGCGGCCATTGGCGTCGGTGGCCGTCATTGTAGGGTTGCCTTTCACGGCCACGGCTACACCGGGCATGGGCTGGCCCGTTTCATCGGTCACCGTACCGGAGATGATGATCTCCTGGCGGCTTTCCGTGGTGGTACGGGCCGGTGGCGTGGTTTGCTGGCTGATCACGAGGATGTGATTTACCTCCGTGCATTCCAGCGTGGTGTTATTGAATAATTTGTTGAGCACCTGTTCCAGTGCTTCGTTATTGAACGTACATTTTTGCACTGCATAGGAGCGGAGCAACTGGCGGTCGTAAGCAAAGGTAATGCGGGTAGTTTGCTGCAGCGCTTTTACCGCCGTTTCCAGGGTACCGCTTTTGATCGCCACGGTAACGCGGGTATCCTTAAGCAGTTGCCCGCGCCCGGCA
Coding sequences:
- a CDS encoding RagB/SusD family nutrient uptake outer membrane protein, with protein sequence MKKILAIATVLLTMTSCKHYLDQVPDDRLTIDLTFHNWHNAEQFLANVYERVPDEYGQRNPGGVTNRGLWTGGSDEADYVWGFVQSNDVNIGNWDANSGFVGDYWTNFYRGIRAASVFIQNVDKVTDLDAGSKTKYKAEARALRAMYYFYLMRIYGPVVILGETPTPVDTNLQIPRSSFDECTQYVANELQLAAQDLPTMKAQQSGNTSQLGHITKDIALAFRATALMYNASPLYNGNTDLAALKNQDGKQLINQGADPARWAAAAAAFKDFLTQFDGSTYNLYTERKADGSIDPYLSCRNVTLKDWNQEVIFERRQSSIGPRQYELCPYHAGASSGDVRGSGGLGATQNMVDAFFTANGRNIDDPQSGYVKTGFTDFQAPSDVMPKSTYNQWVNREPRFYVDITYNNSTWLNKDFGPITTELFYSGNSGMKAGGGDHSTTGYIVRKAMSLGKWDIDDRGVILMRLAEIYLSYAECENEANPNSPEALKYLNKIRERAGIPQYGSATLPAPKSGDELRELIRKERRVELAFENNRFFDVRRWKIAEQTENGPMYGLNISADLPDFLKVVPFETRVFNKRHYFFPIPNNDINNDKQLVQNPGW
- a CDS encoding SusC/RagA family TonB-linked outer membrane protein produces the protein MKRKPTHLVRQALIVVLFFTVAFMAPAYAGRGQLLKDTRVTVAIKSGTLETAVKALQQTTRITFAYDRQLLRSYAVQKCTFNNEALEQVLNKLFNNTTLECTEVNHILVISQQTTPPARTTTESRQEIIISGTVTDETGQPMPGVAVAVKGNPTMTATDANGRYKIIVGSPAAVLSFSYIGYETSEVTVGSQTNIAVQLQRNSKSLGEVAVVGFSTQRRISLVGAQSSIRPVELKQPASDITSMLAGRIAGVVGVQRSGEPGRGSADIWIRGISTFGGGNNSHPLILVDGVERSINSISPEDIESFTVLKDAAGTAVYGVRGANGVIIVKTKSGKVGKPQIYLDYQEGQTTFTRRPKMLDGVTYMQLANEALTTRNHNPIYSDDYIQKTKDQADPLLYPNVDWMNAVFNKHGHMRQANLNASGGVENAQYYVSLGYYNESGFLKTDALQKYNSSLEYNRYNFTTNLNLKVTRTTKLDVGVQGYFSNGNYPGINTGDIFQSAMDAAPVAYPVMYPGGFVPGQSANGGFRNPYADLTRRGYRNEFKTQLYSNIRATQDLGMITPGLNATAMFSFDTYNQNFIIRSRREDTYFPDQNKPYNDDGSLNLVKTFSGDQFLGFDRDDNDRQTTRQFYTEAAINYNRTFGKHTVSGLALFYSSDKTNALANDFITSIPERYLGYAGKGTYSYDDRYFAEFNFGYNGSELFAPQNRYGFFPAVGIGWVVSNEKFFRPLEHAITFLKFRYSNGNSGLGSTGERFLYITKLNQDGNQGYTFGDSKNHVDGIYIDRYGTNVRWSVSNKQDLGMEFHTLNDQLSVNVDLFKEHRTGIFLQRASNVAFMGLQNQQYGNLGIVDNKGIDASLEYNTHFGEVGVQLRGNMTLNKDVLREDDTPPQAYPWMNHRGNNVNARYGYVAEGLFQSDDEVAKSAVPGDRSTVKAGDIKYKDLNGDGLINGYDVTKIGHGDVPSLTYGFGFTVDYKGFSFGTLFEAVQHADVYLGGDAIIPFNGGGGQTNAYAVATDRWTVDAPNPHAFYPRLAYGEAENKNNTQTSSWWVKDISFMRLKSAQLAYNLPASFLKRTRLRAASIYLNGINLLTFSDFKLWDPEINTQGGKANGASYPNVRTIAAGINVKF
- a CDS encoding glycoside hydrolase family 76 protein, with protein sequence MKRTMQKLLFLVPLLAAGYISCSQQKHDPAPVTPGKPTPAIVNYTDADATAAYNNFNQYCYSPSDKLYYATTEKTGIGAIWTQAVYWDMAMDAYKRTHNADYLQKVKDIYTGGLNRYDQYNWNNTTVWFIYDDMMWWIISLARAHQLTGNTEYLDHAKAGFSRVFAGSFDPADGGMFWDFQHTGKNSCITFPTVIAAMTLYNITKDTSYLDKAKTVFNYGRHNLYNSSTGRVADNNIKGNPGWSDYTYNYGTFIGAAVMLYQQSNDVAYLDDAKKVADYTQQHLCDTAGILPAEGDWNEQGVLKAIFAHYIMNLVNDGGQAQYLPWIRKNINTAWGNRDVARGLTYRNYAIPCPTGTIQSYEASSAVSFMQVCPPEK